From the Polyangiaceae bacterium genome, one window contains:
- a CDS encoding ABC transporter substrate-binding protein, with protein MTKTSRPSSPWSAALLSVSLLACGHNEPGAQRAYEVLIPQELSTLDPRFSTRGFDIKVTRLVHAGLVGLDASTLAPVPLLASKLHFADESSLDVELRDGIRFHSGAPFEAEDVCATISALKDDALASPHRAVVRAIGECIVKSPTRLRLVLSQPRATLLTDLEVPILRRDQVRLAPQPAGELDGLGPFQLVSSSPTEAVLTPAPHRANSPRRGVIVRTVRDENARALRLLAGRADVAPGAISPTLLPAFEGRRDLAIISRPGANVTYLLLQNDRAPLDRRDVRRALAQAIDREKIVKTLLTGRGQVADWIFPPGHWAHTPATALAYDPAAARAVLAGQRPLTLLTSTDRTRVTFARAIAQMMGDAGLSVRVVSLDFGVLLARLDSGDFDMATLQMPELTEPHLLSWFFHPKGVPGEGGIGKNRARWRHPNAARWLDAAGADRDTGVRREFYGQLASLMREELPVIPLWHEDQVAVVSNRARGFMPSAEGRWASLASLP; from the coding sequence GTGACGAAGACGAGCCGCCCTTCGAGCCCCTGGAGCGCAGCGCTCTTGTCCGTCTCCCTGCTCGCTTGTGGACACAACGAGCCGGGCGCCCAGCGTGCCTACGAGGTGCTCATTCCACAGGAGCTGTCCACGTTGGATCCGCGTTTCTCGACGCGCGGCTTCGACATCAAGGTCACGCGGCTCGTTCACGCCGGTCTGGTGGGACTCGACGCAAGCACCCTCGCGCCGGTGCCGCTACTGGCCAGCAAGCTGCACTTCGCAGACGAAAGCAGCTTGGACGTCGAACTGCGCGATGGCATCCGCTTCCATAGCGGCGCACCCTTCGAAGCAGAAGACGTCTGCGCAACGATCTCTGCACTGAAAGACGACGCCCTGGCGAGTCCTCACCGGGCCGTCGTTCGCGCGATTGGCGAGTGCATCGTGAAGTCACCAACGCGGCTTCGGCTCGTGCTGTCGCAACCTCGCGCCACGCTGCTCACGGACCTCGAAGTCCCCATCTTACGCCGGGATCAAGTGCGCCTCGCGCCGCAACCGGCTGGTGAGTTGGACGGCCTCGGACCGTTCCAACTCGTCAGTTCCTCCCCTACCGAAGCGGTGCTGACGCCTGCACCGCACCGCGCGAATTCGCCTCGACGCGGCGTCATCGTGAGAACCGTCCGCGACGAGAACGCTCGTGCCTTGCGTCTACTGGCGGGGCGCGCCGACGTCGCCCCCGGAGCCATTTCTCCGACGCTCTTGCCGGCGTTCGAAGGACGTCGCGACCTGGCGATCATCAGCCGTCCGGGCGCGAACGTCACCTATTTGCTGCTGCAGAACGATCGCGCCCCGCTCGATCGCCGCGACGTGCGGCGCGCGCTGGCCCAAGCCATCGACCGCGAGAAGATCGTGAAAACGCTGCTCACCGGCCGCGGCCAAGTCGCGGACTGGATCTTTCCCCCCGGGCATTGGGCCCACACGCCCGCCACTGCCCTCGCATACGATCCCGCGGCCGCACGCGCGGTGCTCGCGGGGCAGCGCCCGTTGACCTTGCTCACGAGTACGGATCGCACTCGCGTCACCTTCGCCCGCGCGATTGCGCAGATGATGGGCGACGCAGGCCTATCTGTGCGGGTCGTGAGTCTGGATTTCGGCGTGCTGCTCGCGCGTCTCGATTCGGGCGACTTCGACATGGCAACCCTCCAAATGCCGGAGCTGACCGAGCCTCACTTGCTGAGCTGGTTCTTTCACCCCAAGGGCGTTCCGGGGGAAGGCGGCATCGGTAAGAACCGCGCGCGCTGGCGGCACCCGAACGCGGCGCGCTGGCTCGACGCCGCGGGCGCAGATCGAGACACCGGCGTCCGCCGCGAGTTCTACGGACAGCTGGCGAGCTTGATGCGCGAGGAGCTTCCCGTCATTCCCCTCTGGCACGAAGACCAGGTGGCGGTGGTGTCGAACCGCGCACGAGGGTTCATGCCGAGTGCCGAAGGACGGTGGGCCAGTCTCGCTTCGCTGCCGTGA
- the coxB gene encoding cytochrome c oxidase subunit II — translation MSKTPIASLIAAWQPAIPPFPESESFWMPKSSAAGAGEVDGLYFFIYWTSVVSVCAVVASMVYLLVKFRSKGRSASDRAQSQHDHSTSMEVIWSVLPLPFVLAFFYIGFQGYTKMRTPPRGSVTINVQGQKWAWNFTHAGGCNDNVLHVPVNKPVRLVISSVDVLHSVWIPNFRVKMDAVPGRYTDLWFNATEVGEFPLECTEYCGKGHSEMLTKVVVESQEAYDTYLAGCGKIEITAEGGKTLFEKKGCATCHSVDGTTKVGPSFKGLWGKEEALTAGTAKVDENYIRESVLEPQAKVVKGFPPAMPTYKGQLSDDEITALIEYIKSLK, via the coding sequence ATGTCGAAGACCCCGATTGCATCCCTGATTGCCGCCTGGCAGCCCGCCATTCCTCCGTTCCCGGAATCCGAGTCCTTTTGGATGCCGAAGTCATCTGCGGCGGGCGCGGGCGAGGTGGACGGCCTCTATTTCTTCATCTACTGGACCTCGGTCGTATCGGTGTGCGCCGTCGTGGCCTCGATGGTCTACCTGCTGGTGAAGTTCCGCTCGAAGGGGCGCAGCGCCTCCGATAGAGCCCAGAGCCAGCACGACCACAGCACCTCGATGGAGGTGATCTGGTCGGTGCTGCCTTTGCCCTTCGTGCTGGCGTTCTTCTACATCGGGTTCCAGGGCTACACGAAGATGCGCACCCCGCCGCGAGGTTCGGTGACGATCAACGTGCAGGGTCAGAAGTGGGCCTGGAACTTCACCCACGCCGGCGGCTGCAACGACAACGTGCTGCACGTGCCTGTCAACAAGCCCGTACGCTTGGTCATCTCCAGCGTGGACGTGCTGCATTCGGTGTGGATCCCCAACTTCCGCGTGAAGATGGACGCGGTTCCCGGTCGCTACACGGATCTGTGGTTCAACGCCACTGAGGTAGGCGAGTTTCCCTTGGAGTGCACCGAGTACTGCGGCAAGGGGCACTCGGAGATGCTGACCAAAGTCGTGGTCGAGTCTCAAGAGGCCTACGACACCTACCTGGCTGGTTGCGGCAAGATCGAAATCACTGCGGAGGGTGGCAAGACACTTTTCGAAAAGAAGGGCTGCGCCACCTGCCACTCCGTCGACGGCACGACCAAGGTTGGACCGTCCTTCAAAGGCTTGTGGGGCAAAGAAGAGGCCCTGACTGCCGGCACGGCCAAGGTAGACGAGAACTACATTCGCGAATCCGTGCTCGAGCCCCAGGCCAAGGTGGTCAAGGGCTTTCCCCCGGCCATGCCCACCTACAAGGGCCAGCTTTCCGATGACGAGATCACAGCCCTGATCGAGTACATCAAGTCTCTCAAGTAA
- a CDS encoding glutathione S-transferase N-terminal domain-containing protein, with product MIELLTASTPNGHKASVALEELALPYEVRRIDLSGLEQKQPWFLALNPNGRIPVIVDHDADDFVVFESGAILIYLAEKSGKLLPADTKGRSRVLQWLMFQMGGLGPMMGQANVFTRYAPEKIPYAIERYQKESKRLLQVLDGHLAEHEYLAGEYSIADIANWCWARTHAWSGVVIDDLPHLGRWLELIGARPAAQRGIRVPAKLDPERDEENIKAGARKMLV from the coding sequence ATGATCGAGCTGCTCACGGCATCGACTCCGAATGGGCACAAGGCCAGCGTCGCGCTGGAAGAGCTGGCGTTGCCGTACGAAGTACGGCGGATCGACCTCTCGGGCTTGGAGCAGAAGCAGCCGTGGTTTCTGGCGCTCAATCCCAACGGCCGCATTCCCGTGATCGTGGATCATGACGCGGACGACTTCGTGGTGTTCGAGTCCGGTGCGATTCTGATTTATCTGGCGGAGAAGAGCGGCAAGCTCTTGCCAGCGGATACAAAGGGGCGCTCTCGGGTCCTACAGTGGCTGATGTTCCAGATGGGCGGGCTGGGCCCGATGATGGGACAGGCGAACGTGTTCACGCGCTACGCGCCGGAGAAGATCCCCTACGCCATCGAGCGCTATCAGAAGGAAAGCAAGCGCCTGCTCCAGGTTCTCGACGGTCACCTCGCGGAGCACGAGTACTTGGCGGGCGAGTACTCGATCGCAGACATCGCGAATTGGTGCTGGGCGCGCACTCACGCCTGGAGCGGCGTCGTGATCGACGACTTGCCTCACCTGGGACGCTGGCTCGAGCTCATTGGTGCCCGCCCCGCCGCACAGCGGGGCATTCGCGTTCCTGCGAAGCTCGACCCCGAGCGCGACGAAGAGAACATCAAGGCGGGCGCGCGTAAGATGCTGGTCTGA
- a CDS encoding sialidase family protein — MPRAALGGTLSWMRRVLPLLALAVASACGSSEDSATPKHDAEGEASTGGSGVGGTGGASASGGGGASGAGATGGDGTVDLSSAAASAMETETNLAIAPDGRMLSAWIGLEPGGTSSNGYTISLDSGKTWSTPATLAAPGGRVASDPVSFAAPNGTLYLTFIGFQRDAQGQPFDMRAYLAESAPGSTSLSAPLDLTGPVASDSIDKPWGIVTPDGAIHVSWLDTGEPRMRMAIVDPASKAVNTVNVDDGQGFRNLIYPCHDASTGRLYVVYHPGGGIGLRGSDDGGLSWPLVTPVALQSDLPAIFDDPTCVAAGGKVWVAYGIGTDDFDPSANPRSDRIRIARSDDGGNSFSHGFAEDATAGSKFLHPQLTRTADGALHLLYYAGGATDPDPQGSVRLATSMDGGVTFAPSKILRAPIQFTSVRSDQRWLGDYVGITAKELVRYGVFADNSSGTSHIRFFSSP; from the coding sequence TTGCCTCGAGCAGCGCTCGGCGGCACCCTGAGCTGGATGCGGCGCGTGCTCCCACTCTTGGCCCTTGCCGTCGCGAGCGCCTGTGGCAGCAGCGAAGACAGCGCGACGCCGAAGCACGACGCTGAAGGCGAAGCCTCGACGGGCGGAAGCGGCGTGGGCGGCACTGGCGGCGCGTCCGCCAGCGGCGGCGGTGGCGCATCGGGAGCGGGTGCAACAGGAGGCGATGGCACCGTCGATCTGAGTAGCGCCGCCGCAAGCGCGATGGAGACCGAGACCAATCTTGCGATCGCGCCGGACGGTCGCATGCTCTCGGCTTGGATCGGACTCGAGCCCGGCGGCACTTCGAGCAACGGCTACACCATCAGCCTCGACAGCGGAAAGACGTGGTCGACGCCCGCAACGCTGGCTGCGCCAGGCGGCCGCGTCGCAAGCGATCCCGTCAGTTTCGCAGCCCCGAACGGAACGCTGTATCTGACCTTCATCGGCTTTCAGCGTGATGCGCAAGGGCAGCCCTTCGACATGCGCGCCTACCTGGCCGAGTCAGCGCCCGGATCCACCAGCCTGTCGGCCCCCCTCGATCTCACGGGTCCCGTCGCGAGCGACAGCATCGACAAGCCCTGGGGCATCGTCACACCCGACGGCGCCATCCACGTCAGCTGGCTCGACACCGGGGAGCCGCGCATGCGCATGGCCATCGTGGATCCAGCGTCAAAGGCCGTGAATACGGTGAATGTCGACGACGGGCAGGGCTTTCGCAACTTGATCTACCCTTGTCACGATGCCAGCACCGGGCGGCTCTATGTCGTCTACCACCCGGGCGGGGGCATCGGCCTACGCGGCAGCGACGACGGTGGCCTCAGCTGGCCACTCGTCACGCCCGTCGCCTTGCAGAGCGACTTGCCGGCAATCTTCGACGATCCCACCTGCGTTGCCGCCGGCGGCAAGGTCTGGGTCGCCTACGGCATCGGGACCGACGACTTCGATCCCTCTGCCAACCCGCGCTCGGACCGCATTCGCATCGCGCGCAGCGACGACGGAGGAAACTCCTTCTCTCACGGCTTCGCCGAGGATGCGACGGCGGGCAGCAAGTTCCTCCATCCGCAGCTGACACGCACGGCGGATGGCGCACTGCACTTGTTGTACTACGCCGGCGGGGCCACGGACCCGGATCCCCAGGGCAGCGTGCGGCTTGCAACATCAATGGATGGCGGCGTCACTTTTGCCCCCAGCAAGATCTTGCGCGCCCCCATTCAGTTCACCTCGGTGCGTTCGGATCAGCGTTGGCTGGGAGACTACGTGGGAATCACTGCCAAAGAGCTGGTCCGCTACGGCGTGTTTGCGGACAACAGCTCGGGCACGAGCCACATCCGCTTTTTCTCGAGCCCCTGA
- a CDS encoding cytochrome C oxidase subunit IV family protein — protein sequence MADDDKNPSVPDDEDEEVKTSVETIDAKRAEAERQKATSQPPEASKGEDDEADEDESDDDAPSDDGSAEDEDEDDARDEAPASEPPKKVAAPPAAKAPAHGHGHGGEHHGFAHVTSVKLLVGVLAVLMVLTIATVAVTSIDLGSQYNLVVAMVIATIKAGLVVTFFMHLLWDKKFHLLVFLSSVLFLILFLGLAITDRKEYQSNITNKEADVAAAQSAQ from the coding sequence ATGGCAGACGACGACAAGAATCCGTCCGTTCCGGACGACGAAGACGAAGAGGTCAAAACCTCGGTGGAGACCATTGACGCCAAACGCGCCGAGGCGGAGCGCCAGAAGGCCACGTCGCAGCCGCCCGAGGCCTCGAAGGGCGAGGACGACGAGGCTGACGAGGACGAGAGCGACGACGACGCCCCGAGCGATGACGGCAGCGCCGAGGATGAGGACGAGGACGACGCCCGGGACGAAGCACCAGCATCAGAGCCTCCGAAGAAAGTCGCGGCGCCTCCGGCGGCCAAGGCTCCCGCCCACGGCCACGGGCATGGCGGCGAGCATCACGGCTTTGCCCACGTGACTTCCGTGAAGCTCCTGGTCGGCGTGTTGGCGGTGCTCATGGTGCTGACCATCGCCACGGTGGCGGTCACCAGCATCGACTTGGGTTCCCAGTACAACTTGGTCGTCGCCATGGTGATTGCGACCATCAAGGCGGGCTTGGTCGTCACCTTCTTCATGCACTTGCTGTGGGACAAGAAGTTCCACCTTCTCGTCTTCCTGAGTTCGGTCTTGTTCCTGATTCTGTTCCTCGGCCTGGCGATCACCGATCGCAAGGAATACCAGTCGAACATCACGAACAAAGAAGCTGACGTCGCTGCTGCCCAGTCAGCGCAGTAG
- a CDS encoding cytochrome c oxidase subunit 3 family protein, which translates to MAEATQQQSSAKKAAAPPPEVHDDHGHDHGHGEHPNLAHHFDSYEQQFEAGKLGIWLFLVTEVLFFAGLFCAYSLYRAQHPEVFYYAHFFLDTKWGAINTIVLLVSSLTAAWAVRCAQTRNKQGLVINIVVTILCACTFMGIKYVEYTHKFHDGLLPGKRFAPTHVAWETESFKHKYPEAAAAAEKLVSFESTPGDTKTLQREYARSLPEKAKKPLVHAGLVNPDTNDVRMAPPTRTATFFGIYFFMTGLHGLHVLIGIGIWVWLLIRSNKGIFNENYFGPIDFAALYWHLVDLIWIYLFPLLYLIH; encoded by the coding sequence ATGGCCGAAGCAACCCAACAGCAATCCTCCGCCAAGAAGGCCGCCGCGCCGCCCCCGGAGGTCCACGACGACCACGGCCACGATCACGGCCACGGCGAGCACCCGAACCTCGCCCACCACTTCGACAGCTACGAGCAGCAGTTCGAGGCCGGAAAGCTAGGCATCTGGCTGTTCTTGGTCACCGAAGTGCTGTTCTTCGCCGGGCTGTTCTGCGCCTACTCCCTCTACCGGGCACAGCACCCAGAGGTGTTCTACTACGCGCACTTCTTCCTGGACACCAAGTGGGGCGCCATCAACACCATCGTGCTGCTGGTCAGCAGCTTGACCGCCGCCTGGGCGGTTCGTTGTGCTCAAACGCGCAACAAGCAGGGTCTGGTGATCAACATCGTCGTCACCATTCTTTGTGCCTGCACCTTCATGGGCATCAAGTACGTGGAGTACACGCACAAGTTCCACGACGGTCTATTGCCCGGAAAGCGATTCGCCCCCACTCACGTCGCCTGGGAGACCGAGTCCTTCAAGCACAAGTACCCCGAGGCGGCCGCCGCTGCAGAGAAGCTGGTCTCCTTCGAGTCGACCCCAGGCGACACCAAGACGCTGCAGCGGGAATATGCGCGCTCGCTGCCCGAAAAGGCAAAGAAGCCTCTGGTGCACGCTGGTCTCGTCAATCCAGACACCAATGACGTGCGAATGGCGCCCCCAACACGCACCGCGACATTCTTCGGCATCTACTTCTTCATGACCGGTCTACACGGCTTGCACGTATTGATCGGTATTGGCATCTGGGTCTGGCTACTCATTCGCTCCAACAAGGGCATCTTCAACGAGAACTACTTCGGCCCAATCGACTTCGCGGCGCTGTACTGGCACCTAGTCGACTTGATCTGGATCTACCTGTTCCCACTGCTCTACCTCATCCACTGA
- the ctaD gene encoding cytochrome c oxidase subunit I: MASPSTTADALAPERGSASDSYLTHDKGLASWLFTLDHKRIGVMYLIGVIASFALGGFFALGVRTELFTPGRTVMDADTYNQFFTLHGAVMVFLVIIPGIPAALGNFALPIQLGAKDVAFPRLNLASFHLWMLGAVFLLLSLFISAADTGWTFYTPYSTTTNTAVIPATFGAFILGFSSIFTGLNFIVTLHKLRPPGMTWFKMPLFMWAIYATGIMQVLATPVLGITLLMLIVERAFGIGIFDPALGGDPVLFQHFFWFYSHPAVYIMVVPAFGVISEIIPVFSRKRIFGYSFIALSSVAIAILGFLVWGHHMFTSGQSLLVGTIFSAITMLIAIPTAIKVFNWLFTMYKGSIHLDTPMLYALAFLWVFTIGGVTGLFLATMATDVHLHDTYFVVAHFHYVMMGGAITAFFGGLHYWWPKITGRMYNERTGRIGAAIVFVGLNLTFFPQFILGTRGMPRRYYNYLPEFTELHQLSTVGAFILGAGFILTAVSLINSLRKKADAPVNPWGSATLEWTVSSPPPYYNFHHTPTVTKGPYDYEDLVYDDKSKGYVKKEAAAS; this comes from the coding sequence ATGGCGTCACCTAGCACGACAGCGGATGCCCTCGCCCCGGAGCGAGGCAGCGCGAGCGACAGCTATCTCACTCACGACAAGGGCCTGGCCTCGTGGCTCTTCACCCTCGATCACAAGCGTATCGGGGTCATGTACCTCATTGGCGTGATCGCGAGCTTTGCCCTGGGCGGCTTCTTCGCCCTCGGCGTGCGGACTGAGCTGTTCACGCCAGGTCGCACCGTGATGGACGCGGACACCTACAACCAGTTCTTCACGCTGCACGGTGCGGTGATGGTGTTCTTGGTCATCATCCCAGGCATTCCTGCGGCGTTGGGCAACTTCGCCCTACCCATCCAACTGGGCGCAAAGGACGTGGCGTTTCCGCGGCTGAATCTGGCCAGCTTCCATCTGTGGATGCTGGGCGCAGTGTTTCTGCTGCTGTCTCTGTTCATCAGTGCAGCCGACACGGGTTGGACCTTCTACACGCCGTACAGCACTACGACCAACACGGCGGTCATCCCCGCCACCTTCGGCGCCTTCATCTTGGGCTTCAGCTCCATCTTCACCGGGCTGAACTTCATCGTGACCCTGCACAAGCTGCGGCCTCCAGGAATGACTTGGTTCAAGATGCCGCTGTTCATGTGGGCGATCTACGCCACGGGCATCATGCAGGTGTTGGCCACACCGGTACTGGGCATCACGCTGTTGATGCTCATCGTCGAGCGAGCCTTCGGTATTGGCATCTTCGACCCGGCGCTCGGTGGCGACCCAGTGCTGTTCCAGCACTTCTTCTGGTTCTACTCGCACCCGGCGGTGTACATCATGGTCGTGCCGGCCTTCGGTGTGATCAGCGAGATCATCCCGGTGTTCTCGCGCAAGCGCATCTTCGGCTACAGCTTCATCGCCCTGTCCAGTGTCGCCATCGCGATCCTGGGCTTCTTGGTGTGGGGCCACCACATGTTCACCAGCGGCCAGTCTTTGCTGGTGGGGACGATCTTCAGCGCCATCACCATGCTGATCGCCATCCCCACGGCCATCAAGGTCTTCAACTGGCTGTTCACCATGTACAAGGGCAGCATCCATCTGGACACGCCCATGCTGTACGCCCTGGCCTTCCTCTGGGTGTTCACCATTGGCGGCGTCACCGGGCTGTTCCTGGCCACCATGGCCACGGACGTGCACCTGCACGACACCTACTTCGTGGTCGCACACTTCCACTACGTGATGATGGGCGGCGCCATCACTGCCTTCTTCGGCGGCCTGCACTACTGGTGGCCCAAGATCACGGGGCGCATGTACAACGAGCGCACCGGACGCATCGGCGCGGCCATCGTGTTCGTCGGGCTGAACCTGACCTTCTTCCCTCAGTTCATCCTGGGTACCCGTGGCATGCCGCGGCGCTACTACAACTACCTGCCCGAGTTCACCGAGCTGCATCAGCTCTCGACGGTGGGTGCCTTCATCCTAGGTGCAGGGTTCATTCTGACCGCGGTGTCGCTGATCAACTCGCTGCGCAAGAAGGCGGATGCTCCGGTCAATCCCTGGGGCTCGGCAACCTTGGAGTGGACGGTGAGTTCGCCGCCGCCGTACTACAACTTCCACCACACGCCGACCGTCACCAAGGGCCCCTACGACTATGAAGACCTCGTCTACGACGACAAGAGCAAGGGCTACGTGAAGAAGGAGGCCGCGGCGTCCTGA
- a CDS encoding DNA polymerase IV, whose protein sequence is MTREAARICCLDLDTFFVSVERLFDPTLVGKPVVVGGRPRSRGVVTAASYEVREFGVRSGMSLTQAWELAPHAVYLPTRHGEYSKYSQRVRAIAADFSPVVQAASIDEMYIDFAGCERLYARAQDLHADATIERTVRSLTARIACELGLPSSAGIGTSRQMAKVACGLAKPAGVLLVPAGHEREVLAPLPVRKYPGIGPVAEQKLQSVGIDTLGQLAVAPMPVVRRIFGSFASGIIRGAQGEGSSQFGRERPAFQEHDPEGELIGSISNERTFREDVRDPASIEAMLCSLCERVCFRARKRGIKARTVTLKLRYADFQTLSRSVTLTPTHSELELYPVVSELFRRARQRRTPIRLLGLGLSNLGHYDEQLQLFEDHETLHQAVDGIRKRFGYDAVRLALPVGRRKRNSVNTRSR, encoded by the coding sequence ATGACCCGGGAAGCGGCTCGGATTTGCTGCCTCGACTTGGACACGTTCTTCGTGTCCGTTGAGCGGCTGTTCGATCCGACCCTCGTTGGCAAACCGGTGGTCGTGGGCGGACGGCCGCGTTCGCGAGGGGTCGTCACGGCCGCGAGCTACGAAGTGCGGGAGTTCGGAGTTCGTTCCGGCATGTCCTTGACCCAAGCGTGGGAGCTCGCGCCACACGCCGTCTACCTTCCGACGCGTCACGGGGAGTACAGCAAGTACTCCCAGCGCGTGCGCGCCATTGCCGCTGACTTCAGCCCCGTCGTTCAAGCCGCAAGCATCGACGAGATGTACATCGACTTCGCGGGCTGTGAGCGGTTGTACGCGCGCGCGCAGGACTTGCACGCAGACGCCACCATCGAGCGCACGGTGAGAAGTCTCACTGCGCGCATCGCATGCGAACTCGGCTTGCCCTCGAGCGCGGGCATCGGCACGAGCCGTCAAATGGCCAAGGTGGCGTGCGGACTGGCCAAGCCGGCGGGGGTGCTACTCGTGCCCGCTGGGCACGAGCGCGAGGTGCTTGCCCCCCTTCCCGTCAGGAAGTACCCCGGCATCGGGCCCGTCGCCGAGCAGAAACTCCAATCCGTGGGCATCGACACCCTGGGGCAACTCGCGGTCGCGCCCATGCCAGTCGTGCGGCGCATCTTCGGCTCCTTTGCCTCCGGCATCATCCGCGGCGCGCAGGGCGAGGGCAGCAGCCAGTTTGGCCGGGAACGCCCCGCGTTTCAGGAGCACGATCCCGAGGGAGAACTCATCGGCAGCATTTCCAACGAGCGCACCTTTCGCGAGGACGTGCGCGACCCCGCTTCCATCGAGGCGATGTTGTGTTCGTTGTGTGAGCGCGTCTGCTTTCGCGCACGCAAGCGCGGGATCAAAGCCCGTACCGTCACCCTCAAGCTGCGCTACGCCGACTTTCAGACGTTGAGTCGCAGTGTCACGCTGACGCCCACCCACTCCGAGCTCGAGCTCTACCCGGTGGTCAGCGAGCTATTTCGGCGAGCTCGTCAGCGACGAACCCCGATTCGCCTCCTAGGGCTCGGCCTCTCGAACCTCGGGCACTACGACGAGCAACTGCAGCTATTCGAGGATCACGAAACCCTTCACCAGGCCGTGGACGGCATCCGCAAGCGCTTCGGCTACGACGCCGTACGCCTGGCCCTACCCGTCGGCCGGCGGAAGCGGAACAGTGTGAACACGCGCTCACGCTAG
- the dacB gene encoding D-alanyl-D-alanine carboxypeptidase/D-alanyl-D-alanine-endopeptidase → MGALRRFGAIALLSWLGGASAWAEPAPLTTPNHASQTAQGELKAELADFVRWVESKQGHCSVRFVDLASGAPVVEHDATRPLNPASNLKLFTAAASLVRLGPAARLRTVLLGSMQSDGSVPELALQGEGDPDLRREHLDALARELAQRGVRRVSGPIVVDGSAFDAQTSPPGFEAQPAEQAAFRAPVAALSVDRNAVVIFVEPGTEAQAARVWTADGVLPVEGTVSTAKRGAGDRVRAEVVEHAGALRVRVSGRIAVGLPTRRYARRVDSPALFVGTLLRDSLRRMGVATTEAIVAGKRQLPLLATHESPPVAQLLVALGKDSDNFTAEMLLKVLGARATGQPGSSAGGAADVLAVAQSLGVPPAQLEVRNGSGLFDGGRASALALTELLRRGARDPRLGPDFVAQLSIGGVDGTLRSRFRTQAPSRRLRAKTGTLARAVALSGYLLADGNHPGLAFSLLVQGARASHAEIRARMDQVVARAAAF, encoded by the coding sequence ATGGGCGCCCTGCGACGATTCGGCGCGATCGCGCTGCTCTCCTGGCTCGGGGGCGCGAGTGCTTGGGCCGAGCCTGCTCCCCTGACGACTCCGAACCACGCCTCCCAAACGGCCCAGGGCGAGCTGAAGGCGGAACTAGCGGACTTCGTGCGCTGGGTGGAGAGCAAGCAGGGCCATTGCAGTGTGCGCTTCGTCGACTTGGCATCGGGAGCGCCAGTGGTCGAGCACGACGCGACGCGTCCGCTCAATCCCGCGTCGAACCTCAAGCTCTTCACCGCCGCGGCCAGCCTGGTGCGCTTGGGGCCCGCAGCGCGCCTGCGCACGGTGCTCCTTGGGAGTATGCAATCCGACGGAAGCGTGCCGGAGCTCGCGCTTCAAGGCGAAGGCGATCCGGACTTGCGCCGTGAACACCTCGATGCGCTCGCGCGCGAGCTGGCGCAGCGCGGCGTGCGTCGCGTCAGCGGTCCCATCGTCGTCGATGGCAGTGCCTTCGATGCGCAGACCTCGCCGCCGGGCTTCGAGGCTCAGCCGGCAGAGCAGGCCGCGTTTCGCGCCCCGGTCGCGGCGCTCTCGGTCGATCGCAATGCCGTGGTGATCTTCGTGGAGCCCGGGACGGAAGCGCAGGCCGCCCGAGTGTGGACCGCGGACGGGGTGCTGCCCGTGGAGGGAACGGTGAGCACCGCAAAGCGCGGCGCGGGGGATCGCGTGCGCGCCGAGGTGGTGGAGCATGCCGGCGCGCTTCGCGTACGCGTGAGCGGCCGGATCGCCGTGGGCTTGCCCACGCGGCGCTACGCGCGACGGGTCGACAGTCCCGCGCTGTTCGTGGGCACCTTGTTGCGCGACAGCTTGCGTCGCATGGGCGTGGCGACGACGGAGGCCATCGTGGCGGGCAAGCGGCAGCTGCCCCTGCTCGCCACTCACGAGTCGCCGCCCGTCGCGCAGCTGCTCGTCGCGCTCGGCAAGGACAGCGACAACTTCACCGCCGAGATGTTGCTCAAGGTGCTAGGCGCGCGCGCCACGGGCCAGCCTGGTAGCAGCGCTGGTGGCGCGGCTGACGTTCTGGCGGTAGCGCAGAGCCTCGGCGTGCCGCCGGCCCAGCTCGAAGTGCGCAATGGTTCGGGGCTTTTCGATGGGGGGCGGGCCTCGGCCTTGGCGCTCACGGAACTCCTTCGCCGCGGCGCTCGGGATCCGCGCTTGGGGCCGGACTTCGTTGCTCAGCTCTCCATCGGGGGTGTGGACGGAACGCTGCGCTCTCGCTTCCGCACGCAGGCACCGAGTCGCCGGCTCCGCGCGAAGACTGGCACCTTGGCGCGAGCTGTGGCGCTCTCGGGGTATTTGCTGGCGGACGGCAATCACCCCGGGCTCGCCTTTTCCCTCTTGGTACAAGGTGCGCGCGCCAGCCACGCGGAAATCCGCGCGCGCATGGACCAAGTGGTTGCGCGCGCGGCTGCGTTCTGA